A single Ochrobactrum sp. BTU1 DNA region contains:
- a CDS encoding sugar ABC transporter permease codes for MPSNNAAVVGIKSRFASRSRRSIRTRPLLAPAVIVLLLWMIVPLAMTLWFSFQYYNLINPFVTGFAGVSNYSFLLSDPGLWSAIANTLILLGSVLAISIIFGVLFAVVFDQDFLGKNVARLLVIAPFFVMPTVSALIWKNLLMHPVNGFFAFISRSFGLPVVDWFSQFPMASIIMIVSWQWVPFATLILMTAMQSLDREQMEAARLDGAKGPAMFYYIILPHLLRPISVVIMIETIFLLSIFAEILVTTSGGPGTATTTLTYFIYLKALLQWDIGGASAAGVIAIVLANVVAFFLIRTVARNLDN; via the coding sequence ATGCCATCTAACAATGCCGCCGTGGTCGGTATCAAATCTCGTTTTGCATCCAGATCGCGCCGCAGTATTCGTACCCGCCCTCTGCTTGCGCCAGCTGTTATCGTGCTGCTTTTATGGATGATTGTTCCACTGGCAATGACGCTGTGGTTCTCGTTCCAATATTACAATCTCATCAATCCGTTCGTGACCGGCTTTGCAGGTGTATCGAATTACTCGTTTCTTCTTTCCGATCCCGGCCTATGGTCTGCCATTGCCAACACATTGATCCTCCTTGGGTCTGTTTTGGCTATATCCATTATATTCGGTGTCCTATTTGCAGTTGTTTTTGATCAGGATTTTCTCGGCAAGAACGTTGCGCGCCTTCTTGTCATCGCGCCGTTCTTTGTTATGCCGACCGTATCGGCTTTGATCTGGAAAAACCTTCTGATGCATCCGGTGAATGGCTTCTTCGCCTTCATCTCGCGCAGCTTTGGCCTGCCGGTTGTCGATTGGTTTTCGCAGTTCCCGATGGCCTCAATAATCATGATCGTGTCCTGGCAGTGGGTGCCTTTTGCGACGTTAATTCTGATGACTGCGATGCAGTCTCTTGATCGCGAGCAAATGGAAGCAGCCCGTCTTGACGGCGCGAAAGGCCCAGCGATGTTCTATTACATCATCCTGCCGCATCTTTTGCGTCCGATCTCCGTTGTCATCATGATCGAGACGATTTTCCTCCTATCGATTTTCGCCGAAATTCTCGTCACAACCTCTGGCGGTCCGGGCACTGCCACCACGACGCTCACCTACTTCATCTATCTTAAAGCGCTTCTGCAATGGGACATCGGCGGAGCATCGGCCGCTGGCGTTATCGCCATTGTCCTTGCTAATGTAGTTGCCTTTTTCCTCATTCGCACCGTTGCGCGTAATCTGGATAACTAA
- a CDS encoding sugar ABC transporter substrate-binding protein, translating to MRNKSYIAGLIASVAGGVIIAGSASAEELTIATVNNADMIIMQKLSSEWEKETGNKLNWVVLEENVLRQRVTTDIATKSGQFDIMTIGGYEAPIWGKAGWLLEVGDLGDDYDYDDLIKPVRAGLTVEDKLYAVPFYAESSFTLYRKDLFEAAGLTMPDEPTYAQIKEFATKLTDKSKEQYGLCLRGKPGWGENMAYLGTLVNTSGGRWFDEQWKPQINSDEWKKAINFYVDLMKEAGPPGITSNGFNENQALFSTGHCAMWIDATSAAGRIYDKTQSQVADKVAFTKAPIDVTPNGSAWAWSWNLAIPASTSKAEAAKSFLKWATSKKYVELVGEKEGWVAVPPGTRQSTYSNENYKKAAPFAETVLKAIESADPTKPTKDPVPYTGIQFVAIPEFQAIGTIVGQAVSSAVAGQQSVDAALDGAQRQAEQIMTQAGYIK from the coding sequence ATGCGAAACAAATCTTATATAGCCGGGCTTATTGCATCGGTTGCAGGTGGCGTCATCATTGCAGGCAGTGCATCGGCCGAAGAATTGACCATCGCAACGGTCAACAATGCCGACATGATCATAATGCAGAAGCTTTCGTCGGAATGGGAAAAGGAAACCGGCAACAAGCTAAACTGGGTGGTTCTGGAAGAAAACGTTCTTCGCCAACGCGTCACAACTGACATTGCTACAAAGAGCGGGCAATTCGACATCATGACCATCGGTGGCTATGAAGCACCGATCTGGGGCAAGGCCGGATGGCTGCTTGAAGTCGGCGATCTGGGCGACGATTACGACTACGACGATCTGATCAAGCCTGTCCGCGCCGGCCTAACAGTCGAAGACAAGCTCTACGCTGTGCCTTTCTACGCAGAAAGCTCGTTTACCCTTTATCGCAAAGATTTGTTTGAGGCCGCTGGGCTTACCATGCCGGACGAGCCGACCTATGCACAGATCAAGGAATTTGCGACTAAGCTGACTGACAAGTCGAAAGAACAGTACGGTCTGTGCCTGCGCGGCAAGCCGGGCTGGGGCGAGAACATGGCCTATCTCGGTACGCTTGTGAACACCTCTGGTGGTCGCTGGTTCGATGAGCAGTGGAAACCGCAGATCAATTCGGACGAGTGGAAGAAGGCAATCAACTTCTACGTCGATCTGATGAAGGAAGCAGGCCCTCCCGGAATTACCTCGAACGGCTTCAACGAAAATCAGGCATTGTTCTCTACCGGCCATTGCGCAATGTGGATTGATGCAACGTCTGCGGCTGGACGGATCTATGATAAGACGCAGAGCCAGGTTGCGGATAAGGTCGCCTTCACCAAGGCACCAATTGACGTAACGCCGAACGGTTCTGCCTGGGCATGGTCCTGGAACCTTGCAATCCCTGCATCGACTAGTAAAGCGGAAGCCGCAAAGTCGTTCCTCAAGTGGGCCACTTCAAAGAAGTATGTTGAGTTGGTTGGCGAGAAGGAAGGCTGGGTTGCTGTTCCTCCGGGCACACGTCAGTCGACCTATTCCAACGAGAACTACAAAAAGGCAGCGCCTTTTGCTGAAACAGTTCTCAAGGCAATCGAGTCTGCTGATCCGACAAAGCCGACCAAGGACCCGGTTCCCTACACTGGTATCCAGTTTGTAGCGATCCCTGAATTCCAGGCAATCGGCACAATTGTCGGTCAGGCTGTTTCCTCGGCGGTTGCTGGCCAGCAAAGTGTTGATGCAGCTCTTGATGGCGCTCAGCGTCAAGCAGAGCAGATCATGACACAGGCCGGTTACATCAAGTAA